One Salvelinus namaycush isolate Seneca unplaced genomic scaffold, SaNama_1.0 Scaffold45, whole genome shotgun sequence DNA segment encodes these proteins:
- the LOC120041356 gene encoding zinc finger protein 180-like gives MNFTTSSQLTLHQRTHTGDKPYSCNQCGKSFAASRSMTAHLRIHTGEKPHCCSDCEKRFTSSADLKIHQRSHTGEKPYSCSDCGKSFSKSSILQSHQRIHTGEKPYSCSDCGKSFSKSSTLQLHQRIHTGEKPYSCYQCGKSFTHSNSLIVHQRTHRGEKPYHCSDCGKRFVSSGHLKSHQRTHTGEKPYSCDQCGKRFTHSNSLIVHQRTHTGEKPYSCDQCGKSFTHSNSLIVHQRTHTGEKPYSCTQCGKSFIKSNSLTRHQRTHTGEKPYSCAQCGKCFTTSSHLSMHQRTHTGQNPHS, from the coding sequence atgaattttactacatctagccagctgactttgcaccagagaacacacacaggagataagccgtatagctgtaatcaatgtgggaagagttttgctgcctCACGCAGCATGACAGCACACctgagaatacacactggcgagAAACCTCACTGTTGCTCTGACTGTGAGAAGAGATTCACCTCTTCAGCAGACCTTAAAATACATCAGAGAagccatacaggagagaagccttatagctgctctgactgtgggaagagcttttCAAAATCATCTATATTACaatcacaccagagaattcacaccggagagaaaccttatagctgctctgactgtgggaagagcttttCAAAATCATCTACATTACAattacaccagagaattcacactggagagaaaccttatagctgttatcaatgtgggaagagctttactCACTCAAACAGCTTgatagtacaccagagaacacacagaggagagaaaccttaccactgctccgACTGTGGAAAGAGATTTGTTTCGTCAGGACATTTAAAAtcacatcagagaacacacacaggagagaagccttatagctgtgatcaatgtgggaagagatttactcaCTCAAACAGCTTgatagtacaccagagaacacacacaggagagaagccttatagctgtgatcaatgtgggaagagctttactCACTCAAACAGCTTgatagtacaccagagaacacacacaggagagaaaccttatagctgtactcaatgtgggaagagttttattaagTCTAACAGTCTGACTAGACACCAGAGAacgcacacaggagagaaaccttatagctgtgctcaatgtgggaagtgttttactacatctagccatctgtctatgcaccagagaacacacacaggacagaatcCTCATAGTTga